In Segatella copri, the DNA window TTCGCAAAGATGTCTCAGCTTTATTCCCTATTGCCGACAAGACAATAGCTCAATTATGTCATGAAAATGAGAATCTGCTAGTATTTCCCTTTAGTATAGAGGATTCAGACGACAAAGTCGGTGAAGCTTCAGTTATGACCATTCTAAATACAAGTGACTCTGAAAAGGTACGTATTACCACAGGAAATGTGATGGGGTTTATCGGTGTTGGAAACCTGCAGATAAAAATCAAATCCCGCTTTGACGAAGGACGCGACGACTATCTCTTACATTACATGCTTCAAAAGGTCTTTTCATTCAATCTCTTTGACCTTAATCACAACAACGAAAAAGAGGATGTATTTGACTTTATCATGTTTATGTTCCCTCACTTGCTAAGGAACGCAATGCGTCAGGGCATATACAGAGAGTATCAGAACTTCAAACATAACGATGCAAAATTAAAAGGTACTATTGACTGGGGGCGCCATATTGCCCAAAACATTCCGTTTGCAGGAAATGTGGCATACTCCACTCGTGAATATTCCTATGACAATGACATGACAGAGTTAATCCGTCATACAATTGAGTTTATGAAGTCAAAGAGATATGGTCAATCCGTATTAGGTTTAGACCAGGAAACTATAGACAATGTAATATCTATAATTTCACTAACTCCTTCATATAACAAAAATGAGCGTGGTGCAATTATTGGTAAGAACCTTAGACATAAGAGTCATCCTTACTATACGGAATACCAGCCACTGCAATGCCTATGCTTACAAATTCTTAGAATGGAAGAAGTAAAGTACGGAGAAACAGATGAGGAGATTTGCGGTATTCTGTTTGATGGAGCCTGGCTTTGGGAAGAGTATCTGAATACCATTCTACAAAAAGAGGGCTTCAAGCATCCAGAAAACAAGAAACATAAAGGTGGCATCTATTTGTTTGAAGATCATAGTGGAATCCGTTATCCAGATTTCTATAAAGATGATATTGTTCTCGATGCAAAATACAAGAAGCTTGAAAGTTATGAAAAAGTTTCAAAAGTTAATCGTAATGACCTTCATCAGTTAATCACATACATCACTAACTTACAGGCCTCGAAAGGAGTTTTTATAGCTCCTTTGACTGAAAGACAGCAGAAAATTCCAAAATCACGATTAAAGGACTCATCTGCATCACTATATATATTAGGTATTGAGATTTGTCATACGTCCACATCTTATGCAGACTTCTGTGAAAAGATGAAAGCAAAAGAAGCATACTTTGTAGATACATTAAGGCAATTATAATAGGTCAAAACAGCTAATTTAAGCAGGAAGAAACAGTTCTTTCTGCTTTTTTATCCAGTAATATGCACTATCTTTTTATAGTGCAGATAGACTGCACAAGACTTTCATACCTTTGCATCAGAAATTAAACATTAAATAGGAAAAGGTATGGGACTATTCGATTTTTTATTTTCAAGCGGCGTTTCAAACAGCCAAAAGAAAGCGCATCGCAACGCTGGTAATAATACAACCTCAGACCATGAAAACTATGCTCGTGGCTATGAAGATGGTTATGACGATTGCTGCTGCGACCATGATTGTTCTTATGAAGACTATCATGATAGTAGTTATTGTGATCGTGATGAGTATGAAGGCATCGAGAATGATGAGTGCTATGACGATAATTGCGGTTGGTAGTTACCTTCTGAAAATGGATATTCCACATTATTATATTATAAGGTTATGAAGAAAATAGCAATTCTTTTAGCTGCTACTATAGCTTTCGCCATCAATAGCAATGCGCAAAGTATGCAATCTGGCTATAAAGGCCATGTTGAAGCAGGTTATTCTGTTGGTATTGGTGACTATGACTTTGGTCGTTTTGAGGTCAACACAACACATGGCTATCAAGTGAATCCTTATATATTCCTTGGTGCTGGTACAGGCTTGCATTTTATGTCATCTTACAAAACAGGTGATATGGAAATACCACTTGATGTAAGAGACAGTAAAGTAGATATTCCGGTTTTCGCAAACTTCCGCAGCAATTTCACGAAAGGCAAGATTTCGCCTTTCTTTGACATCAAAGGAGGAACGTTTGTTACCAATAATGGTGGTCTATACGTGGTGGCTTCATTGGGTGTAAGATATGCTCTGAATAGCAAACAGGGACTTAGCTTATCTGTAGGATATGCTGCTGAGAAACTTGAATTTGAAACATTTGAACGTTTCAATGGCAGATATGATATGAGTTATACTCGCAAACCTGCGACATATGACAAAGAGTCAGTTAGCGTCAAACTTGGATTTGATTTTTAAAAGAATAATGTCTATCAAAACAATATAGAAGATGAAAAAGTTTATTTTAGTTACACTTGTTGCATTATTTGTATGCAGTGCGGTAGATGCTCAAATTCTGCGAGCAGAAGAGTTGGAAAAGTACGCAAAAGAAAAGTATGGAGAGAAATGGGTTGATGCAGCAACCAATCTCGGTACCCAGTTGACATTGGATAAGAATAATGCCATCACCTATACTCAGGTAATCCCTGCTGAAGGCAAGACCAAAGATCAGCTTTATGTGTTGCTTAACTATTGGTTCACCGCAACTTTCAATGATGCGAACTCCGTCATCAAATTGAATGACAAGGAATTGGGAACCATCATCGCACAGGGTTTTGTAGAGAGTATTGCACAACATGCAGGTGGTACTAACGCTTACAACGTTAATTTACGCCCTGTTATCAAATGTGATATAAAGGACAATAAGGTTCGTGTTACCTACACTGTACCATTCTATTCTGTCAATGTTGCCGTTGGTGGCGGTTGGATGGGTGCAATGGGAGGCACTATCCCTACCCGTTCTGATCAGAATTGGCCACTGGATAAATGTTATCCTTTTGCCAAGAAGGACTCTCACAAGAAGACTTCCTGCAAAGCACTTGTCATGGCTCATGCCTACTCTAATGTTGTAATGGACAAGATTGAGGAGTGCATCAAGAATGGCTTATCTGGTAATGAAAACGACAATTGGTAAATTCAAAATAACAAGAACATTATGAAAAAGTATTTATTTTTCCTTCTTACCCTCGTGGTAGCATCTTTTGCATTCATATCATGCAGCAGTGATGACGATTCAGACAATGGAGACTATGATAAGTCTATGATTGTAGGAACCTGGGAGATGACTGCAGTAAAGACATCTGAGTCTGGCACTTATGTTGATTGGCCTTTCAGAAAGACTTACGCCACATTCAATGCTGACGGTTCTTATTACGGCTCAGGATATTTCGGAACTGGTCGTGGAATATGGTCTTTGAAAGGAAACACACTAAACACATATGTTGAGGGTGAACTATTTGCTTCTTATACCATCATTACTGCGACATCTACAGTTTCAGAGATGAAAATGTCTATAGGTGACGAAGCTATTTGGGTAAAATGCAAGAAGCAATGATGCTAATCAAGCACTACATTGTAATGCTTTGAACATACTTCAGAAGGATGACAGGGTCAAACACCTTGCCATCCTTTTTTGTTGTCAGGTGCAGATGAGGGCCAGTTGACATTCCGGAACTTCCAGATACCCCAAGCACCTCTCCTGCATTGACGAACATCCCCTTTGAAACCCAGAAAGCAGAAAGATGGCAATAGCTGATGGTATAGGCAGCAGTTCTGACTGTGACATACTTGCCTGAGCGATTGTCATGGCCAACGCCAGTCACTTCCCCTGGAAACATGGAAAACACTTTCTCGTAATGAGCTGCCAGATCCACGCCATTGTGCATGATAGTCTTGTGCTTCACCGGGTGATTACGCATTCCAAACCTTGAATTGATCTGAATGCTTTTCAACGGAAACGAAGCCCGAAGATAAGGAAGAACATCTTGGGAAGAATCCGGAGGCAGAGAATCAGCCTTCATCACAGAGTCCACAGAAGCAACATGAGTTGTTTCTTGTGGACTCTTCTTTTTAGATATACTATGCTTCTTCACATACCCAATCGTATTGAATTGGGCATGTGAAGGAGTCTTTGTAAGCATCATTGTCAGTATCAATATGAGTGTCTTTATTGCTTTCATGTTGCAAAGGTAATCAGACTCAGCAAAACAACACGAAAGAAGTTACCTCTTCCCTATTATATCTAACTTTATTTATGTTTATAGTATGATAATTGAAGAATAATCATACTACTTTCATAACTATCTATAAAACTTTGATGATACTAACGTACATGTTTAACTTCTTCTATATCTACAATGTAACTTTGTTGACGGTTTGGCTTTAAGCGCAGTCTGAATAAGACCTGTCATAGGTCAGCCACCAAATAAAAAACAAATAAAACAGAAGCAAATGAATTACAATTTCGATGAGAACGAGATGCCTTATGGCATCCTTGAACGTTTCGGACTCACCCAGACAATGATTGACGACTTACCCACCGATGTCCTCCAGAACATCTACAATGGCCGCAAGTCGCCAGTCCTGCCAGTTCATATCACAGCCGATGATGGTGAGGAAGTCAAAGCACGAACCAGATTCAGCCTGGTAAGAACAGCCGAAGGTGGCGTTGATGTACTCTTCTATCCACAGCTCGATGAGTTAGACTTGAAACTCTTCAACGAGCAGCAGGAGAAGAACCTTGTTGCAGGAAAGCCTATCGTTGGCCATTTGGAGAGCAACGAGGTTGGCAAGGAACTCGGCAGTAAGTGTTTCTTCCAGCTTGATCCAGAAAGCAAGCAGGTGCTCAGTGTTCCAACCCCAGTCATCGGCAGAAACATCCAGTATGTAGCAGACCGCTACCACCTTACTGGCGCAGAGATGCAGAAGTTGCAGAATGGTGACATCCTTACCATCGTAGAGGATGACGAGGAACAATCCATCGGTATCGACCTCAACTCCAACACCGGCATCCGTTTCGCAGCAGGCAACGAACTTGTCTGGAAGAGAGAAGCCAAGCGTGACTGGGATAAGTTCAACTTTGGCATCTTCGGCTGTTGGACTATGGATGAAGATGGCAATCTCGACTACATCCCAGAAGAGAACTATACCGAAGAGATGTGGAACGAACAGAAGAAACTGGGTATGCGCATGATGCAGCGATAACCCAAAGTATTAACCCATAAAACAAGATTTCATGGCAAATGTAAAGTACTATCCAGAAGACGTGCTCGTGGAGAAAGTCCAGAGCGGAGAATATGGCTGGCTTGACTACATCAACCACCACTCCCCTGAATGGCAGGAGGAATACACTGCCTTCTGCAAAGAGAAGGATCTCATTGTCAATGAGGAATCGGCAGAGGATTTTGTCGATTGGAAGGGCGAGCAGATTGAAGCTGGCGAATAATCACACAGTACAGAATCAATAAACAGCATTAGAATATGTCAATCAGATCAAATGCATTACCAGTAGGCAGAGACCTGGCACCAGAGCTTCAGGAGATTCTCAGAAAGAATGGTATGCAAGCACATATCATCAGACAAGGAGAAGGTTATCAATTGGCCGTTCAAGGTCACGATTCCCCTCTGCTGACCTACGCCATCACCACACAACAGCACAGAGCCTTGGTTGACTGGGGAGCAAACTCAGCCAACAAGCAAGCCTACAACACCGTGGCAGAACTCGTGAAGAATGATTTCTACATGCCTCGTGACTTCGTTCATGCCAGAAATGCCAATGGCCGTGTTGCCATGGGACTCCACGGCTACCGCATAGGCGTTGGCGAATACGGCAGACTTCCCTGGAACAAACGACATGCCCACATGATGATGGATCCATATCACGGAAGATTCCTTGGTTGGACTCCACGATGCCAGGAAGGATTCCACATGCGCAGAGTTGGAGGAGCCATGTTCATGCAGGGTGCTCCAATCGTACCAGAACGTCCTGACGGCAGAATGAAGCCGGGCGAGTTGCAAAATGGCGGTTATGGCTTCTATTATAAAGGTGGTCAGCAAAACATGGTACAGCAACCTTCGCAGGATGTGTTGGCAGACCTGCAATCAGTCATTACCCCTGTAGTGGTTCGTTCACGTCCCCAGGAACCTGCCAAGCCATACAAAGAACTCATCACCTCCAAGGTCTATTTCTGCAATGACAAATGGCAGGAGTGTCTTTCGTCTCATGGCATTATCGTAGATGCAGCCAACAAGACCCTGACCATTCAGTCCACTGCTGCCAAGCAGGACTTTGTCTATGACCTCACAGAGGATGAGGTGAAGAAGTTGACCAACAATTCCATCAAGCAGGTACCAGTCCAAAACCGCATCGACATCATCAACAATGCCATCAGAAACGATTTTCAGGACAAACTGACGATGGATATGCTCAATTCCAAAGAGCAGATCAGCTTGAAGCTCAGACCAGAGATTGAGGCAGAACTCAACAACCGCCAACAGATGGTGATTGACCAGTCACTCCCATCTAATGGCGACCAGATTACTATTGAGCCAGAAGACCGCAGTGTTGCCCATGTAGATGGCAATAGCCTGTATGAGCAGAACGAAAGCAAGGGATGGTTCCGTGAAGGCAAGCATGGCAGAGAGGTTCAGGTTGATGACATCAAGGTTGAGCCAGTACGTAATGAGCAGGGAGAAATCCAGAAGGATGAGAAAGGCAACGCCAAGTTTCGCATGACAGCCGTCATCAACGGAGAGAGCATCAGCCATGAGATTACCCAAAAGCAGTATGACAAGTTCATGGCTATCGATGACTACCACCGCATGAAACTCTTCTCCCACATCTTCAAGGAGGTGGATATGAAAACCATCCCTGGAGAAGGCAAAAATATCGGGGCTCAGATTGGAGGAGCACTCCTTGCAGGACTTGCCGTGATGAGTGAACTGGGCAGAGACCGTCCAGCACCGGCAGTATTCGTAGAACACCATCATGACCATGCCCATGGGCCACATGTATATTTTAAGGGCAGCGTGGATTCACCGCAAGACCTTGCTTCACGAGCCTTCGATGCAGGACTCAATGCAGGAGAACACGGTGTAGGCTTAGGTCATGGCAGATAAACAACAATTCACATTCAAGAGATGACAGACGAACAGACATTTGCAGACTACAGAAGCCGTCTTAACATCAAGGACGTATTGGAGGACGCAGGCTACACGTTTTACAAGCGTGATGGCTTGCGCTATCCTGCGTATGTACGCCTGGGCAGCGACGGAAAAAGAATCAGTGGAGACAAGTACATTGTCATGCCCAACAAGAACTGCTGTTTCCAGCCGCCAACCATCAAGCTCTACTCTGTTACCTCCTTCATCTGGGAACATCCAGATCTTTTCAAGGAGTACAAGTATGGCATGAAGGAATCAGCCCTTGTCCATAAGGTCTGCCAACGCCTGCTTAACATCCCGGTAGAACATCGGAGTCAGGACGTGCATAATCCAACTGTCAGCAGCAAGCCATTTGATATCAATGACTACAAGATTGACCGTTTCAATCCCAAAGACTTCGAGTCACAGAAGCCGTTCTACGCCTTCTTCAAGTCAAGAGGAATTGATTTCGCCACCCGTTGTGCCTTCCATCACAGCTTCTTCCTCGCATCGAAAACAGCAAAAGATGGCAGCACCTATAAGAATCTCTCCTTCCCCATGCACATCCCTTGGCAACATGACAAATGTGTAGGCTTAGAGGAAAGAGGCTATCCACGAAAGGACGGTTCTGCCCGAAAAGGCATGGCTACCGGCACCAACGCCAGCGAAGGATTATGGATGGCAAGTCCCAAGAATACGGCACTCCAGGATGCCCGTATCGTACTTGTCTTTGAAAGCGCATACGATGCCATGGCATTTTACCAGCTGCAGATGCGCAAGGAATCAGGATTGGATCAGCGTGGACGGCAGGATCTGAAAGCCGGAGTCTATGTCTCTACTGGAGGTAACCCAAGCTATGGGCAGATACAGGGATTGTTGAAAGCTGCACCCCAAGCCACCTTCCACCTTGGCTTTGACAAGGATGTGGCAGGAAAGCAGTTTGTGGCAAACTTCGAGGATATAGCAAGCAAACAGAGTCCTGTAGCTCCAGGAAATGTACCTGCTGAAATGAGGGAGTTCATGGAAAGCTTCGACAAACAGCCGAGAACCATCAAGGAACTGCTAAGTTTCAATGATGAGAACTACAGCTTACTACCCCAAGAACTCAAACAGCTCTACCTAATTTACGATTCTGCAAAAGAAGAGGCATTGGAGTATCACTACTCTCCCTTCTTGTGTAAAGAAGACAAGCAGGAAGCTGCTGACAAGATGAATAAAGCTTTCAAGGACTTCAAGGATGCACTGCTACAGAAGCTCAACCTGCACGAAGACCAAGACCTCGCTCCCGTGAAGATTATACGGGAAGAGCCATCGGAAGGCTACAAGGACTTCAACGATGAGCTACTTGACAAGAAACAGTTCTCTATGACCGACGTAGTAGAGACCGCATTTGACGAGAACGGTGTGGACTTAACCATTGAACGGCAAGAAGAGAACGAGGAAACCAAACATCATGGATTTAAACGATAACGAATATGGCAGACCCAATCAGACGATACAACATCATCACCCTACGCCCTCATTGGGCGCAGTATATCATCTCGCAAGGGATGTCGTTCATCATCAGCTGTGCCCTGTTCCTTGTTGCCGGTCATGACAGCATCACCTACAAGATGCCTTTCGTGGTACTTGGAGGTGTGATGACCTGCATCATGCTCTATAGATGCTTATATCTCTACAAACTAAGATATATCATCACCTCTGAACAGCTCATCATCCAGCATGGAGTACTGACCAGAACCAGTGATTACATAGAGCTGTACCGAGTGGTGGATTTCAGCGAGAACCGTGACATCCTGGAACAGTTGTTCGGATTGAAGACAGTATGGATATTCAGCGGAGACCGCTCCAATCCCAAACTGGACATCTACGGTGTGAAGGAAAGGTTGGACGTGGTGAGAATCATCCGTGAACGTGTAGAATACAACAAAAAGAGAAAAGGCATATATGAAATTACCAACAGATAACAGAAGAAGCAAGGTTGTTGCAGCCATTACCTTAGCGTTAATGCTGCTACCTACTATAGCTCATGCTCAGGTTGCCTCCAGCAATCCATTGGAGTATGTTGCCTTGGCTGAGGGAAACGAACTTATCAATGGTCAGATCAAGAACCAGATAGAAGACCAGCAGAAGACTGCATTCCTGCAGAACACCATCGCAGCCGAGTTCTCGCAGATTCACAAATGGGAAAAG includes these proteins:
- a CDS encoding DUF4468 domain-containing protein; translated protein: MKKFILVTLVALFVCSAVDAQILRAEELEKYAKEKYGEKWVDAATNLGTQLTLDKNNAITYTQVIPAEGKTKDQLYVLLNYWFTATFNDANSVIKLNDKELGTIIAQGFVESIAQHAGGTNAYNVNLRPVIKCDIKDNKVRVTYTVPFYSVNVAVGGGWMGAMGGTIPTRSDQNWPLDKCYPFAKKDSHKKTSCKALVMAHAYSNVVMDKIEECIKNGLSGNENDNW
- a CDS encoding McrC family protein, with the translated sequence MRINLTDNNIGQVKAGTFLRKDVSALFPIADKTIAQLCHENENLLVFPFSIEDSDDKVGEASVMTILNTSDSEKVRITTGNVMGFIGVGNLQIKIKSRFDEGRDDYLLHYMLQKVFSFNLFDLNHNNEKEDVFDFIMFMFPHLLRNAMRQGIYREYQNFKHNDAKLKGTIDWGRHIAQNIPFAGNVAYSTREYSYDNDMTELIRHTIEFMKSKRYGQSVLGLDQETIDNVISIISLTPSYNKNERGAIIGKNLRHKSHPYYTEYQPLQCLCLQILRMEEVKYGETDEEICGILFDGAWLWEEYLNTILQKEGFKHPENKKHKGGIYLFEDHSGIRYPDFYKDDIVLDAKYKKLESYEKVSKVNRNDLHQLITYITNLQASKGVFIAPLTERQQKIPKSRLKDSSASLYILGIEICHTSTSYADFCEKMKAKEAYFVDTLRQL
- a CDS encoding lipocalin family protein → MKKYLFFLLTLVVASFAFISCSSDDDSDNGDYDKSMIVGTWEMTAVKTSESGTYVDWPFRKTYATFNADGSYYGSGYFGTGRGIWSLKGNTLNTYVEGELFASYTIITATSTVSEMKMSIGDEAIWVKCKKQ
- a CDS encoding PH domain-containing protein, which translates into the protein MADPIRRYNIITLRPHWAQYIISQGMSFIISCALFLVAGHDSITYKMPFVVLGGVMTCIMLYRCLYLYKLRYIITSEQLIIQHGVLTRTSDYIELYRVVDFSENRDILEQLFGLKTVWIFSGDRSNPKLDIYGVKERLDVVRIIRERVEYNKKRKGIYEITNR
- a CDS encoding DUF4099 domain-containing protein translates to MNYNFDENEMPYGILERFGLTQTMIDDLPTDVLQNIYNGRKSPVLPVHITADDGEEVKARTRFSLVRTAEGGVDVLFYPQLDELDLKLFNEQQEKNLVAGKPIVGHLESNEVGKELGSKCFFQLDPESKQVLSVPTPVIGRNIQYVADRYHLTGAEMQKLQNGDILTIVEDDEEQSIGIDLNSNTGIRFAAGNELVWKREAKRDWDKFNFGIFGCWTMDEDGNLDYIPEENYTEEMWNEQKKLGMRMMQR
- a CDS encoding M23 family metallopeptidase, yielding MKAIKTLILILTMMLTKTPSHAQFNTIGYVKKHSISKKKSPQETTHVASVDSVMKADSLPPDSSQDVLPYLRASFPLKSIQINSRFGMRNHPVKHKTIMHNGVDLAAHYEKVFSMFPGEVTGVGHDNRSGKYVTVRTAAYTISYCHLSAFWVSKGMFVNAGEVLGVSGSSGMSTGPHLHLTTKKDGKVFDPVILLKYVQSITM
- a CDS encoding toprim domain-containing protein — translated: MTDEQTFADYRSRLNIKDVLEDAGYTFYKRDGLRYPAYVRLGSDGKRISGDKYIVMPNKNCCFQPPTIKLYSVTSFIWEHPDLFKEYKYGMKESALVHKVCQRLLNIPVEHRSQDVHNPTVSSKPFDINDYKIDRFNPKDFESQKPFYAFFKSRGIDFATRCAFHHSFFLASKTAKDGSTYKNLSFPMHIPWQHDKCVGLEERGYPRKDGSARKGMATGTNASEGLWMASPKNTALQDARIVLVFESAYDAMAFYQLQMRKESGLDQRGRQDLKAGVYVSTGGNPSYGQIQGLLKAAPQATFHLGFDKDVAGKQFVANFEDIASKQSPVAPGNVPAEMREFMESFDKQPRTIKELLSFNDENYSLLPQELKQLYLIYDSAKEEALEYHYSPFLCKEDKQEAADKMNKAFKDFKDALLQKLNLHEDQDLAPVKIIREEPSEGYKDFNDELLDKKQFSMTDVVETAFDENGVDLTIERQEENEETKHHGFKR